CGTCTCCCTCGGCTCGACCCCAAGAGTGGTTCCTGCTTGAGACCTGTTACCGGGTCGAGCTTTATGGCATCAGCTCCACGCCCGTGTGGAACGACGTCCGGCGGCGGCTGGAGGAAGCCCTGGGGTGGCCCGTCTTATGCCTGCGCTCCCCGGAAGAGGTCTTCGAGCGGCTGGCCCTGATCGCCGCCGGCGCCCTGTCGCCGACGGTCGGTGAGCCGCAGGTCGCCCATCAGGTCAAGGAGGCCTATCGCCAGGCGCAGGGCTACCGGAGCGTCGGGCGGGTCCTGTCCCGGCTGGTCGAACAGGCCCTCCACTGTGCCCATCGGATCCGGCAGGAGACCCGGATTCAGGACGGCCACGTGTCGGTCCCGGCCGTCGTCGCCGAGGTCGTCATCGACCAAATGCCGCCGGCGACGCAACCCCGGGTCTTCGTCCTCGGGACGGGGGAGATGGCTCAATGGACCCTGAAGTACCTGGTCGATGCGGGCTACTCTCGCTTGGTCGTCGGGAGTCGGGACGCAGACCGGGCGGCCCACCTGGCCGGCCGGTATCCGGGCGTCGAGCCGATGGTCTGGTCGTCGGAGGTCGCCCCGAGCATCGTCGAGGCCTTTGACGTCATCGTGTCGGCCTCGGCGGCGCCTCACTACTTGTGGGTCGCGGACGACCTGGCCGAATCCATCCGCCGGCGGGCCGGCCGACCCCTTCTCTGGATTGACCTGGCCGTCCCCCGGGACGTGGACCCGGCCGTGGGGAAACTCCCCGGCGTGCGGCTCCTGTCGGTCGATGACCTGAAGGCCCTCATTCAAGGCGAGGTGGCTCGCAAACAGCAAGCCTGCCGGCAGGCGCAGGCCCTGGCCCGGGCGGCGGCCATACGGTTTGCTCAGTGGCTCGAAAACTTGCAGGTCGAAGACCTGGCCCGGGCCATCCATCACCAGGTCGAGGCCTACCGGCAGGCCGAGCTGGCCCGTCTCCTGCGGAAGCACGACTGGACGCCCGAGGAGCGAGCCCTCCTCGACCGGTTCAGCCATCGTCTCGTGGGCAAACTCCTGCACCCGGTCTTTGCCTACTTGAAGGGGGAATCGGTGGCCGACTCGGAGGCCTCAGAGGCGGAGGTCTGCCCAGCGGCGTCGGGGCCGGCTTCAGACTCGTCCGAGACCTGACGGGAAAGATCCCCGGCCGCTGGGTGTGGCCGGCTCCAAGGCATTTGGGAAGGCCACCCGGCCAGACCGTCCATGACGCGACGGGCGACCCATACGCCGATGACGTAGCCGACGACGACGTCCGACGGGTGATGGAACCGTCCCGTC
The window above is part of the bacterium HR11 genome. Proteins encoded here:
- the hemA gene encoding Glutamyl-tRNA reductase, which translates into the protein MWTWVFFFDHDHFSLDRREAAARFLHALQQDWLQTPSPSARPQEWFLLETCYRVELYGISSTPVWNDVRRRLEEALGWPVLCLRSPEEVFERLALIAAGALSPTVGEPQVAHQVKEAYRQAQGYRSVGRVLSRLVEQALHCAHRIRQETRIQDGHVSVPAVVAEVVIDQMPPATQPRVFVLGTGEMAQWTLKYLVDAGYSRLVVGSRDADRAAHLAGRYPGVEPMVWSSEVAPSIVEAFDVIVSASAAPHYLWVADDLAESIRRRAGRPLLWIDLAVPRDVDPAVGKLPGVRLLSVDDLKALIQGEVARKQQACRQAQALARAAAIRFAQWLENLQVEDLARAIHHQVEAYRQAELARLLRKHDWTPEERALLDRFSHRLVGKLLHPVFAYLKGESVADSEASEAEVCPAASGPASDSSET